The proteins below are encoded in one region of Flavobacterium nackdongense:
- a CDS encoding proline dehydrogenase family protein: protein MKNLFDNTQIAFSLKSDTELERAYFLFKLIANEPLVRIGTAVTNFAIKASLPVEGLIRATVFDHFCGGVNEDDSLRVVDKMFTKGVSSVLDYSVEGKEEEEQFDAVLEKTLKLIAFAKEKKSIPFAVFKPSGFGRINLYEEVSLGKKLTGAELEEWEKVVARFEKVCKASFESDVALLIDAEESWMQDAVDALVEEMMRKYNKTKPIVFNTLQLYRWDRLDYLKKLHEKAKNEGFFIGMKLVRGAYMEKENERAIEKGYPSPICASKEATDINYDSAVKYMVEHIDRMSIFEGTHNEASTYSLMELMESKGIQSTDDRIWFGQLYGMSDTISYNLADSGYNVAKYLPFGPVKDVMPYLIRRAEENTSVAGQTSRELEMIKAERNRRKGK, encoded by the coding sequence ATGAAAAATTTATTCGATAATACACAAATTGCATTTTCATTAAAAAGCGATACCGAGCTCGAAAGAGCTTATTTTTTATTCAAATTGATTGCAAATGAACCACTTGTTCGCATTGGAACTGCGGTAACTAATTTTGCTATAAAAGCAAGTTTACCAGTCGAAGGTTTGATTCGTGCGACTGTTTTTGATCATTTTTGTGGTGGTGTAAATGAGGATGATAGCCTAAGAGTAGTCGATAAGATGTTTACCAAAGGAGTTTCTTCGGTTCTAGATTATTCGGTCGAAGGCAAAGAAGAAGAGGAACAATTTGATGCTGTATTGGAAAAAACTTTGAAGTTGATTGCGTTTGCCAAAGAAAAGAAATCAATTCCCTTTGCGGTTTTCAAACCTTCTGGTTTTGGTCGAATCAATTTGTATGAAGAAGTGAGTTTAGGGAAAAAATTGACCGGAGCTGAATTAGAAGAATGGGAAAAAGTAGTGGCAAGGTTCGAAAAAGTTTGCAAAGCCTCCTTCGAAAGTGATGTGGCTCTACTGATAGATGCTGAAGAAAGCTGGATGCAAGACGCCGTCGATGCTTTAGTAGAAGAAATGATGCGAAAATACAATAAAACCAAACCTATAGTCTTTAATACTTTGCAGTTGTATCGTTGGGATCGATTGGATTATTTGAAAAAATTGCACGAAAAAGCTAAAAACGAAGGTTTTTTTATCGGAATGAAACTCGTAAGAGGAGCTTATATGGAAAAGGAAAATGAGCGCGCCATCGAAAAAGGCTATCCTTCGCCTATTTGCGCATCCAAAGAAGCTACAGATATCAATTACGATTCTGCTGTAAAATATATGGTAGAACACATAGATCGGATGTCTATTTTTGAAGGAACCCACAATGAAGCTAGCACCTATTCTTTGATGGAATTGATGGAGTCTAAGGGAATTCAATCGACCGATGATCGAATTTGGTTTGGTCAGTTGTACGGCATGAGCGATACAATTAGTTATAATTTGGCCGATAGCGGCTATAATGTAGCCAAGTATTTGCCTTTTGGTCCCGTAAAAGATGTGATGCCCTACTTGATTCGTCGTGCCGAAGAAAACACTTCGGTGGCGGGACAAACCAGCCGTGAATTAGAAATGATAAAAGCGGAGAGAAATAGAAGAAAAGGGAAGTAG
- a CDS encoding ABC transporter ATP-binding protein — MARFKENDLPKSKITATSLSKATIIFRYARGHRWKFYVGLLFLLLTGATALAFPKLMGMLVDCVKDKSYDQADNIALLLILILFMQSICSFFRLSLFVNFTENTLANLRLSLYSNLVKLPMSFFSQKRVGELNSRISADISQIQDTLTSTIAEFLRQFILIIGGVILLATESVKLTLLMLSVVPLIAVAAVIFGRFIRKYSKKVQDQVAESQVIVEETMQGISIVKAFANEWYEIARYDGKIKEVVKQAIKGGKYRGYFASFIIFCLFGAIVAVVWFGVRLSISGEMSVGQLITFVLYSTFVGASFGGIAELYAQIQKAIGATERVFELLDETPEKINSTQNSHSIQKIQGNVTFHNVAFTYPSRKEMKVLKGVNFTANFGQKIAIVGPSGVGKSTIASLLLRFYDIDSGDILVDGKNIYDYDLENLRGNMSIVPQDVILFGGTIKENIAYGNPDASDEEITLAAQQANALSFIESFPEKFETLVGERGIKLSGGQRQRIAIARALLKNPSILILDEATSSLDSESEKLVQEALEILMEGRTSIIIAHRLSTIRKADQILVLDKGVIAEQGTHQELIALENGIYKNLSNLQFSHS; from the coding sequence ATGGCACGTTTCAAAGAAAATGATTTACCAAAATCTAAAATTACCGCTACTTCACTGAGCAAGGCAACCATCATTTTCAGGTACGCTAGGGGCCATCGTTGGAAATTTTATGTCGGCTTACTCTTTTTATTACTCACGGGTGCTACCGCGCTCGCTTTCCCAAAATTGATGGGAATGTTGGTAGATTGTGTAAAAGACAAAAGTTATGATCAAGCAGATAACATCGCTTTACTTTTGATCCTAATTCTTTTTATGCAATCGATTTGTTCTTTTTTTAGGCTTTCATTATTCGTGAATTTTACGGAAAACACTTTAGCAAATTTGAGATTGTCCTTATATAGCAATTTAGTCAAATTGCCTATGTCCTTCTTCTCTCAGAAAAGAGTGGGCGAATTAAACAGTAGAATTAGTGCTGATATTTCGCAAATTCAAGACACACTTACATCAACCATAGCAGAGTTTTTACGACAATTTATTTTGATTATTGGTGGGGTTATTTTGTTGGCTACCGAAAGTGTAAAACTTACTTTACTAATGTTGTCAGTCGTTCCACTGATAGCTGTTGCTGCGGTAATTTTTGGTAGATTCATCCGGAAATATTCTAAGAAAGTCCAAGATCAAGTTGCCGAAAGTCAAGTCATTGTTGAAGAAACAATGCAAGGAATCAGTATCGTCAAAGCTTTCGCCAATGAATGGTATGAAATCGCCCGGTATGACGGAAAAATAAAAGAAGTAGTCAAACAAGCTATTAAGGGTGGGAAATACAGAGGGTATTTTGCTTCCTTCATTATATTTTGCCTTTTTGGAGCTATTGTTGCCGTGGTTTGGTTTGGCGTTCGATTGAGTATAAGTGGCGAAATGAGTGTGGGACAATTGATCACTTTTGTATTGTATTCTACATTTGTAGGTGCTTCTTTTGGTGGGATTGCCGAATTGTACGCTCAAATCCAAAAGGCGATTGGCGCAACCGAACGCGTTTTTGAACTATTAGACGAAACTCCCGAAAAAATAAATTCTACACAAAATTCGCATTCCATTCAAAAGATACAAGGCAATGTGACGTTCCATAATGTGGCCTTCACCTACCCTTCCAGAAAAGAAATGAAGGTTTTGAAAGGGGTTAATTTCACAGCCAACTTCGGCCAAAAGATCGCTATTGTAGGGCCGAGCGGTGTTGGAAAATCGACTATAGCTTCCCTACTACTTCGTTTTTACGACATTGACAGTGGCGACATATTGGTAGATGGAAAAAATATCTACGATTATGATTTAGAAAATCTTCGTGGCAATATGAGTATCGTTCCTCAAGATGTGATTTTATTTGGTGGCACCATCAAAGAAAATATTGCCTACGGAAATCCAGATGCTTCGGATGAAGAAATAACTTTGGCAGCACAACAAGCCAACGCTTTGAGTTTTATAGAAAGTTTTCCTGAAAAATTTGAAACGCTTGTTGGTGAAAGGGGTATTAAACTTTCTGGCGGACAAAGACAACGCATTGCTATTGCGAGAGCTTTGCTTAAAAACCCAAGTATCTTAATTTTGGACGAAGCCACGTCATCCTTGGACAGCGAAAGTGAAAAACTGGTACAAGAAGCCTTGGAAATCTTGATGGAAGGAAGAACCAGCATTATTATTGCGCACCGTCTTTCTACCATTCGCAAGGCAGATCAAATTTTGGTTTTGGATAAAGGTGTAATTGCGGAACAAGGAACACACCAAGAATTGATTGCTTTAGAAAACGGTATCTATAAAAACTTGAGCAATTTGCAATTTAGTCATTCATAA